Proteins from a single region of Paraglaciecola sp. T6c:
- a CDS encoding MYG1 family protein produces MNDKIVVTHSGNFHADDVFSVAALKSVFPTFTLIRTRDKDTIAKADVVIDVGGEHDAATDRFDHHQRGGAGERDNGVPYSSFGLIWQKYGLTICGDNQELANAIDAGLVSTIDAIDCGHVKGVAEGISLSQTISMFNPTWQEEGDFDAGFNEAVDFAARVLARAIAAASGGLNAKAIVAEAIKNAQDPRVIVLEKYTPWKKTVHALSEQALYMVYPSQSGQWMLQTVPVEPGSFEDRKSLPKPWAGLSDAELQTETGIKDAMFCHNGLFIAGTASFESTMKMAELALQD; encoded by the coding sequence ATGAATGATAAAATAGTAGTAACCCACAGCGGCAATTTTCATGCTGACGATGTATTCAGTGTCGCGGCCCTTAAAAGCGTTTTCCCTACGTTTACCCTCATTCGCACCCGTGATAAAGACACTATCGCCAAGGCAGATGTGGTAATTGATGTAGGCGGCGAACACGATGCAGCAACAGACCGCTTTGATCACCACCAACGCGGCGGCGCCGGTGAGCGCGACAATGGCGTGCCCTACTCGTCATTTGGTTTGATTTGGCAGAAATATGGCCTCACCATATGTGGCGATAATCAAGAGCTCGCCAACGCGATTGACGCCGGTCTGGTATCTACCATTGACGCCATCGATTGTGGCCACGTAAAAGGAGTGGCTGAAGGCATTAGCCTTAGCCAAACCATTTCAATGTTCAACCCAACGTGGCAAGAAGAAGGTGATTTTGACGCCGGCTTTAACGAAGCGGTTGATTTCGCAGCGCGCGTATTAGCACGCGCAATAGCAGCGGCCAGCGGTGGATTAAACGCAAAAGCCATCGTCGCCGAAGCAATAAAAAATGCACAAGATCCAAGAGTGATCGTGCTAGAAAAATACACCCCATGGAAGAAAACCGTTCACGCCCTATCAGAGCAAGCTTTGTATATGGTCTACCCGTCACAATCAGGGCAATGGATGCTCCAAACCGTACCCGTAGAACCCGGCTCATTCGAAGACAGAAAATCCCTACCCAAACCATGGGCAGGCTTATCAGATGCAGAGCTACAAACAGAAACAGGCATAAAAGACGCCATGTTCTGCCACAACGGCTTATTCATAGCCGGCACGGCATCATTCGAAAGCACAATGAAAATGGCCGAACTCGCCCTACAAGACTAA
- a CDS encoding NUDIX hydrolase has translation MPNNEPYIPHNTPSAELRSQGRAVKPKDAATLIIVRRDSTHPKILMGKRSAEHKFMPNKFVFPGGKVDAGDSRIRPPNDLQPSVLQRLMKGCPESRARGLALAAIRETFEETGLLLGETDSLTIKTRSPQWQAFLQHGVNPRLDTLSFIARAITPPYRNRRFDTRFFMVDADIIQGDVHETPQGSGELLAMHWVSLVDAEKLDLPIITRMILKEVAQRLTSGQAPEAEGPFIYFRNGKPVIDKI, from the coding sequence ATGCCTAACAACGAACCCTATATCCCCCACAATACGCCCTCCGCCGAGTTGCGATCCCAAGGACGCGCTGTAAAACCTAAAGATGCCGCCACCCTGATTATTGTGCGCCGGGACAGTACTCACCCCAAAATTCTGATGGGTAAGCGCTCAGCTGAGCATAAATTCATGCCAAATAAGTTCGTGTTCCCTGGGGGTAAGGTTGACGCGGGCGACAGTCGTATTCGCCCGCCTAACGACCTTCAACCCAGCGTACTGCAACGTTTAATGAAAGGATGCCCTGAGTCACGTGCTAGAGGGCTTGCACTGGCGGCTATTCGTGAAACGTTCGAGGAAACCGGATTACTCCTTGGCGAAACCGATAGCTTAACCATAAAGACCCGCTCACCCCAGTGGCAGGCGTTTTTACAACATGGTGTAAATCCGCGCCTTGATACCCTGAGTTTCATCGCCAGAGCCATCACGCCGCCCTATCGAAATCGCCGCTTCGATACGCGATTCTTTATGGTAGACGCAGATATTATCCAAGGGGATGTACACGAAACGCCCCAAGGGTCTGGTGAATTGCTCGCCATGCACTGGGTATCACTGGTCGACGCCGAAAAGCTCGATTTACCTATTATCACCCGAATGATACTTAAAGAAGTAGCACAACGCTTAACCAGCGGCCAAGCGCCTGAAGCCGAAGGTCCATTTATATACTTTCGCAACGGCAAACCCGTGATAGATAAAATATAA
- a CDS encoding DUF6998 domain-containing protein — protein sequence MNHDKFQGLIKQLYSIVNELELMFPNRHFTPDGHMVGSIGECLVADAYGLELKTASNKGFDAVTTEGKEVEIKATQSKSVAFRSEPEHIIVIKILPNGTFEEVYNGPGNFVWRQFAGKTIPSNGQYQVSLNKLRELDKSVGNYMRIPRT from the coding sequence ATGAATCACGACAAATTTCAGGGATTAATCAAGCAGCTTTATTCCATAGTGAATGAATTAGAGTTGATGTTTCCAAATCGACACTTTACTCCTGACGGCCATATGGTTGGTAGCATCGGTGAATGCCTTGTTGCAGATGCATATGGGTTGGAATTAAAGACTGCATCTAATAAAGGTTTTGATGCGGTTACTACGGAGGGAAAAGAAGTCGAGATAAAAGCGACTCAATCAAAATCAGTAGCTTTTCGAAGTGAACCGGAGCATATAATCGTTATTAAAATTCTTCCGAATGGAACGTTTGAAGAAGTTTACAATGGACCTGGTAACTTCGTCTGGCGTCAGTTCGCTGGAAAGACAATTCCAAGCAATGGTCAGTATCAAGTATCACTGAATAAACTAAGAGAATTAGATAAAAGTGTAGGTAATTACATGCGTATACCAAGAACCTGA
- a CDS encoding AraC family transcriptional regulator — MNRNKSRTSAFHFELSKPSGQLSAFVQGMWIASVAQPTPITKPLYSDAGSGIIFNFVGDVMIGRDTLHEGVIMLPINKQAQRIVLSPGAQLAGIRFHPAIGYGVLGRHYDKPTLLSPEQDEQYRLYQIYNQLRLHKGNSSSLEILNLWANKNLDFTNVLPDSLDKALQCIEQDELLGQLSDSIDLSQRQIERIFKLRLGMTPKYYQRILRIKKTIGFLRQHPTPNLADVAQQFGFSDQAHMTREFRAIACVTPKQV, encoded by the coding sequence ATAAACCGCAATAAATCACGTACCAGCGCATTTCACTTTGAGCTGTCTAAACCATCGGGGCAGTTGTCCGCATTTGTGCAAGGAATGTGGATAGCTTCTGTGGCTCAACCTACACCGATAACAAAGCCGCTGTACAGCGACGCTGGCAGTGGAATTATATTTAACTTTGTAGGTGATGTGATGATCGGCCGTGATACCTTGCATGAAGGTGTCATTATGCTTCCTATCAATAAACAAGCTCAGCGTATTGTTCTATCACCAGGGGCGCAACTTGCGGGTATTCGTTTTCATCCCGCAATCGGGTATGGTGTTTTGGGGCGGCACTATGACAAGCCAACGCTATTATCGCCAGAGCAAGACGAGCAATATCGTCTCTACCAAATTTATAATCAACTTAGGTTACACAAAGGCAATAGTAGCTCACTTGAAATACTAAACCTTTGGGCAAATAAAAATTTGGATTTTACCAATGTACTCCCAGATTCTCTGGACAAAGCATTGCAATGCATAGAGCAGGATGAGTTGCTCGGCCAGCTCAGTGATAGTATCGATTTGAGCCAAAGACAAATTGAACGTATTTTTAAGCTTAGGTTGGGAATGACTCCTAAATATTATCAGCGCATCCTTCGGATAAAAAAAACTATCGGCTTTTTACGCCAACACCCAACCCCAAATTTGGCGGATGTAGCTCAGCAATTTGGCTTTAGCGACCAAGCTCATATGACGCGAGAATTCCGTGCAATTGCCTGTGTGACGCCAAAACAAGTGTGA
- a CDS encoding DUF1294 domain-containing protein, whose protein sequence is MRFQGKVFNWNDDKGFGFVEPNGGGERVFVHIKAFTPRSRRPVDGDVITYELVRESHNRCKAENIQFARGLNGASTRQASIKSANPNKANKHKANKRRTNNNTTVNVFLVLFSIALVVSILMGALPLVIGGVYLVMSMIAFVAYALDKSAAQNGRWRTKESTLHLFAFLGGWPGALLAQNRLRHKSSKAEFKNVFWFTVVLNLGGLYWLHTEDGAVFLNDKVLPFVSTLQSMVIGGS, encoded by the coding sequence ATGCGGTTTCAGGGAAAGGTGTTTAATTGGAATGATGACAAGGGCTTTGGTTTTGTTGAGCCAAATGGGGGCGGTGAGCGGGTGTTTGTGCATATCAAAGCGTTTACGCCACGTTCTCGGCGGCCGGTTGATGGGGACGTCATCACCTATGAGTTGGTGCGCGAGTCTCACAATCGCTGTAAAGCTGAGAATATTCAGTTTGCTCGGGGATTAAACGGGGCTAGCACTAGGCAAGCCAGTATAAAGTCTGCTAATCCCAACAAAGCAAATAAACACAAAGCGAATAAGCGTAGAACAAATAACAATACCACCGTGAATGTATTCTTAGTGCTGTTTTCGATTGCCTTAGTTGTATCTATTTTGATGGGGGCACTACCTCTGGTTATTGGTGGTGTGTACCTTGTCATGAGCATGATTGCATTTGTTGCCTATGCGCTTGATAAGTCAGCTGCGCAGAATGGTCGTTGGCGCACCAAAGAGAGCACGTTACATTTGTTTGCTTTTTTAGGTGGCTGGCCAGGCGCCTTGTTAGCGCAAAATCGCTTGCGACATAAATCGAGTAAGGCGGAGTTTAAAAACGTCTTTTGGTTTACTGTGGTGTTAAATCTAGGCGGTTTGTATTGGTTGCACACAGAAGACGGAGCGGTGTTTTTGAATGATAAAGTGTTGCCGTTTGTCAGTACTTTGCAAAGTATGGTGATAGGGGGGAGCTAA
- a CDS encoding addiction module protein, translating to MSNALKIMLENIEQLSTKEKALAAHCLLTAMDSTAEDDVETQWLKLVEARSAELESGKVEGISWRDIKQDLI from the coding sequence ATGTCCAATGCGCTTAAAATCATGCTTGAAAACATCGAGCAATTAAGTACAAAAGAGAAAGCACTTGCTGCTCATTGTCTTTTAACCGCTATGGATTCAACTGCCGAAGATGATGTTGAAACCCAGTGGTTAAAGCTTGTAGAAGCGCGAAGTGCTGAATTAGAGTCTGGGAAGGTAGAAGGTATCTCTTGGAGGGATATCAAACAGGATCTTATTTAG
- a CDS encoding short chain dehydrogenase: MKTVILIGALGKMGQAALTGLGKHNVITAGRSGDVDHIVDITNEASIRELYEKVGHFDAVVNTVGVCEYATFGEMTEAQWMTTVMSKMMGQINLVRIGQEYIADSGSFTLISGILNKKPIPFAIADATTSGAIDTFAKIVSLEMPRNIRINVVNPTVLTEAWDVYGEMMPGFQPVPSELVGKAFERSVDGFITGEVIVVDA, translated from the coding sequence ATGAAAACAGTAATTTTAATTGGTGCATTGGGCAAAATGGGGCAAGCAGCATTAACCGGGCTTGGTAAGCACAACGTTATCACTGCTGGGCGCTCTGGCGACGTTGATCACATAGTGGATATCACTAACGAAGCGTCCATTCGTGAGCTGTATGAAAAAGTAGGTCATTTTGATGCAGTTGTGAACACAGTTGGTGTGTGTGAGTACGCAACCTTCGGTGAGATGACAGAAGCACAGTGGATGACCACAGTGATGAGCAAAATGATGGGCCAAATCAACCTAGTTCGCATTGGGCAAGAATACATCGCTGACAGCGGCTCGTTCACCCTAATCAGCGGCATTTTGAATAAAAAGCCCATTCCCTTTGCGATTGCCGATGCCACCACCAGCGGCGCCATTGACACCTTTGCTAAAATCGTATCACTGGAAATGCCACGAAACATCCGTATCAACGTGGTCAACCCAACGGTACTCACAGAAGCATGGGATGTTTACGGTGAAATGATGCCAGGCTTTCAGCCCGTACCAAGCGAATTGGTAGGCAAAGCGTTCGAACGCTCAGTAGACGGCTTCATCACAGGCGAAGTCATCGTCGTAGACGCATAG
- a CDS encoding carboxymuconolactone decarboxylase family protein, with amino-acid sequence MALRVNYFALASKAMQILMNQESYLRAQFSVSETVTPVIWELVKLRVSQINQCAFCIDMHSKDALSEGETPERIIGLSAWRDMPLYSETEMVALDWAEHLTLAKPVDDECYQSVAKVLGEQAIVDLTIAINAINSWNRIAKTFTPEVGTYKPQ; translated from the coding sequence ATGGCTTTACGCGTTAATTACTTTGCTCTAGCATCAAAAGCAATGCAAATACTGATGAATCAGGAAAGCTATTTGCGTGCCCAATTTAGCGTGTCAGAAACGGTGACTCCTGTTATCTGGGAGTTGGTCAAATTGAGAGTCTCGCAGATCAATCAATGTGCTTTCTGTATTGATATGCATAGTAAAGATGCCTTGAGTGAAGGCGAGACTCCGGAGCGAATCATTGGGTTAAGTGCTTGGCGTGATATGCCCCTGTATTCAGAGACCGAAATGGTCGCACTGGATTGGGCTGAACATTTAACCTTAGCTAAACCAGTGGATGATGAGTGTTATCAGAGCGTGGCAAAGGTATTGGGTGAACAAGCAATTGTTGATTTAACCATTGCCATTAATGCCATCAATAGTTGGAACCGAATTGCCAAAACGTTTACGCCAGAGGTAGGCACCTATAAACCGCAATAA
- a CDS encoding aromatic ring-hydroxylating oxygenase subunit alpha: MPVNTNDQNTLLTDIEVVQRIFAHIDNSTTDLGKQSWREPTANYRSKARLEAELDILQSRSIVFCPSSALAKIGDYVARDAATVPLIAVRGLDGVIRAFRNACRHRGVKLAEGQGCARALVCPYHGWAYNLNGSLLSIPHEDGFPDVDKATRGLVEVACFESNGLVFINQNPQANIEQDIAPIPHLIPEHYRLLNSTRQVVKANWKLYLESSLEGYHIRQTHKRTFFPVQYDNLTVIEAFGENSRVTFPYQAIEGLRHNKASDISVDGRLTYVYHLFPNVVISTFPGCMQVNVLEPIDEATTEQHTYLISAIGEHDTARLDAISEGQEFAAKGAVEDLQIVLSAQKGLASEANEFLEFGLFESAIVRLHTHLAKEFERVSKAKG; the protein is encoded by the coding sequence ATGCCCGTCAATACCAATGATCAAAATACACTACTCACCGATATAGAAGTCGTGCAAAGAATTTTCGCACATATCGACAACAGCACAACCGATCTAGGCAAGCAAAGCTGGCGGGAGCCCACAGCTAATTACCGCTCGAAAGCGCGACTTGAGGCAGAGCTTGATATTTTGCAAAGTCGAAGCATCGTTTTTTGCCCCTCAAGCGCACTCGCCAAAATAGGGGACTATGTTGCCCGTGACGCAGCCACCGTGCCTTTGATTGCTGTGCGCGGATTGGACGGCGTTATTCGTGCCTTTAGAAATGCCTGCCGTCACCGAGGCGTTAAACTCGCTGAAGGGCAAGGTTGTGCTCGTGCATTGGTTTGCCCCTATCATGGTTGGGCATACAATCTTAACGGGAGCCTGCTAAGTATTCCCCATGAAGATGGGTTTCCAGATGTTGATAAAGCAACACGTGGACTTGTTGAGGTGGCCTGTTTCGAGAGCAATGGCTTGGTATTTATTAACCAAAACCCGCAAGCAAATATAGAGCAAGATATAGCGCCTATTCCTCACCTTATTCCTGAGCATTACCGTTTATTAAATTCAACCCGTCAGGTAGTCAAAGCGAATTGGAAGCTTTATCTAGAAAGCTCTCTTGAGGGTTACCATATTCGCCAAACACACAAACGCACGTTTTTCCCCGTGCAATACGACAACCTCACGGTGATCGAAGCCTTTGGGGAGAATAGCCGCGTAACATTTCCCTACCAAGCAATAGAGGGGTTAAGGCATAACAAGGCATCTGACATCTCAGTTGATGGGCGACTTACCTACGTTTATCACCTGTTTCCCAATGTGGTTATTTCAACCTTTCCAGGATGTATGCAAGTCAATGTGCTCGAGCCTATTGATGAGGCAACAACAGAGCAACATACCTACCTTATCAGCGCGATTGGCGAGCATGACACCGCAAGGCTTGATGCTATTTCAGAAGGTCAAGAGTTCGCTGCTAAAGGTGCGGTTGAAGATTTGCAGATAGTGCTATCCGCTCAAAAGGGACTGGCAAGCGAAGCAAATGAATTTTTAGAATTTGGCTTATTTGAGAGCGCGATCGTGCGCCTGCATACCCACCTTGCAAAAGAATTTGAGCGAGTGAGTAAAGCAAAAGGCTAA